A stretch of the Lactuca sativa cultivar Salinas chromosome 9, Lsat_Salinas_v11, whole genome shotgun sequence genome encodes the following:
- the LOC111905663 gene encoding uncharacterized protein LOC111905663, whose translation MATSEFKKIRIHRDDIIFDAYLVGKEDAPGIVVLHEWWGVDFEIKSHALRISKIESGYKVLIPDLYHGKFGHDAVEAKHLMDCLDWPCALKDIQASVNWLKCNGSRKVGVTGFGMGGALAIASSVCVADVVTAVSFYGVPPLHFADPAKIKAPVQAHFGELDNIAGFSDKKTAKALEEKLKASGKQYEVHLYHGVSHAFMNTSPEGEKRRKSLGMIDENITGTADVAWSRFQAWMNRYL comes from the exons ATGGCTACTTCCGAGTTCAAGAAGATTCGTATTCACAGGGACGATATT ATATTTGATGCATATTTGGTTGGCAAAGAAGACGCACCTGGAATCGTTGTTCTTCACGAGTGGTGGGGAGTTGATTTTGAGATCAAGAGCCATGCACTCAGAATTTCTAAAATTGAATCTGGCTACAAAGTACTTATACCCGA TTTATACCACGGAAAATTTGGTCATGATGCTGTAGAAGCAAAACATTTGATGGATTGTCTTGATTGGCCATGTGCGTTAAAGGACATCCAAGCTTCGGTTAACTGGCTCAAGTGCAATGGCTCACGGAAG GTTGGTGTGACTGGATTTGGCATGGGTGGTGCTCTTGCTATTGCAAGTTCCGTTTGTGTCGCTGATGTTGTTACTGCTGTATCATTTTATGGAGTTCCTCCTCTTCACTTTGCAGATCCTGCTAAAATCAAAGCACCTGTACAAGCTCATTTCGGTGAACTTGACAATATTGCTGGATTTTCGGACAAAAAG ACTGCGAAAGCTCTAGAAGAAAAACTAAAGGCATCGGGAAAGCAATATGAGGTACATTTATATCATGGAGTGTCACATGCATTTATGAACACTTCTCCTGAAGGTGAGAAAAGGAGAAAGAGTTTAGGGATGATTGACGAAAACATAACTGGTACAGCTGACGTGGCATGGTC